A region of the Epinephelus fuscoguttatus linkage group LG13, E.fuscoguttatus.final_Chr_v1 genome:
TAGAAATGTGCCAAAATGTGTATAATTTAAAGGGGAGCATCATCTAAATGACGAATTCcattgttattttcatggccTGGTAaagttaaatcaatattttagaacatgagctactctttctcatagccagaaaccagagaagtaagtttTAAACTTGTGATGTTATCAGGtacaaagtctggagctgctccatcgACTATGAATAGgggcctgattttgtggacccacagattTTTTGACCCAAAATGAAcagctgtgaaacagaaaatgttctcATATACTCAGAGCATGCCTCAGGGTACTCTCTGTGGAATAACgtgtgaattttgaaaatgggtgtagttcccctttaagggtgttttcacatacagtcctttttaaacaaaaagtggaccaacggAAAAGGGACTCAgctctttttgtgttcacactatagcctatatataatatatatagaggtagtttgtttttgtactttgacGTGGCATTGCAGAGCAGTTATGAAGCCCTtcgctttcagatgaacttaaaattggaggaaaaccttagtgtttctgtgctgtagactgttgccaTTTGATGTGTTCTACATTCCACATGTGGTGACGTACAGTAACTTCCTTGGACCAAACTACTCATGCTGTGTCCTTTTAAGCATTACAGGCCGATGTGGTTCTTTCAGTTTCctcaagtgtcccagtacaatagcatgtgatctagagggctaaatacaacggcaaagagcaaagcaaaCCTGGAGCGCTTTGTGTTGACAATGCACAGGTTAAGTGACCCGCACTGTGGAACCATACTCAGAGGGGCCTGAGTTCTCATGAAGTGTTCACATATGTGCAAtaaatgctgagtcactgctctgAGTCCATTCAGAGGGCTAAAAAAAGGACCAACTGTGAAAACACTCTGAGAGTAGGGGAGTGCAAATATCACATCCTACCATCACATCCAGACGAGCTCCAGATTTTGGTAAATATTCACATAGTGTGCATGGGAATTACACTTTATTTGAGCTACAGAGGCACGTACACATCCTTCCTTTCAACTGCTGGCCTTCACTTTGTGTGGGCACGGTTGCCATGGTAAAATTGATTCATAAAACTTTAATCAGTAAAAGAACAgaattatttattcataaagcatataaaaacaaacttttggAAATCAGAGCATAACCAGGAAGGGTCATAACTGTGCATTCAAACACGTCTAACACGTGTgtctttatctgtgtgtgtgtgtgtgtaccaagGGACAGTCCTAATGCAGTGGAAGAGATAGAAAAATGGCTCCCAAGACTTCACGGCCTTGTGGTGGGACCAGGTCTAGGGAGAGAAGAAGCGTTACTGAGAACAGCAAAGGCACGTGGATTATATGTACACTCTCCCTTCGCTCACAACAGTGTCCGCGACCAGCTGCTTGTGCATGACCACAAAACTCATGTCTTTAACAGTTAGATAGAAGGCAGTGATAAAGTCAAGCTGCACAAAACAACTCCTTGTGTTTGGCTTTCTGTGACTGATAACTGATAACTGGTGAGTTTAATTTCCCAGAAAACATGGCCTGTAGACATGTGAGAATGTCAAAGTAATGAGAGAAAGATATGATGCTAGCTCATGTGAACTAATGCTTAGAATTGTTGCCCGGTTTGATTAGACTGATGAAAGAGTGCATGTAAAGATGCCGTTTAGTGCTGCCTTAAGAGGACATTACAGTGTGCTTGTTGGACAAACATTACTCAAGTATAATGTTTAATTTGCCTTCGCTGTAAGTAACacattttcttgtcttttaGGAGGTGATAGAGAAGTCTAAAGCACGAGATATCCCTATAGTCATTGATGCAGTAAGTCTCAAGTTCCAGCTGTTGAACAGATGGGATCTTATTTGCAAAGCTATACACAGTCactgagtgtgtgcgtgtgtatgtttgtgtgtgtgtcccatttgtttgttttcaacagGACGGATTATGGCTAGTTACACAGCAACCATCTGTTATTCAAGGGTACCAGAAGGGCATCCTCACACCTAACATCATGGAGTTCACTCGGCTGTACGAGGCTCTGGTGGGTCTTTCTGCATCGTTGATTCAATCAGCAATTGATGGCATATAACATATAAtcatgtgtgtgttaatgtacgtgtgtgttgtctgtctcAGCACCATGAGCCCATGGACAGCACTGATCATCAACGCAGCGTCATGCAGCTCAGCGTAGCCATGGGCAACCTCACTATGGTGCTTAAAGGAGAGCATGATCTCATCACAGATGGCAGTAAGGGTTAGTGTCAATCCCATAAACATTTATCTTTTCCAGATGATCTTTCACCTTGCCACTCGTGTAAATCACTCCTCAGATGTGACTTTGGAGAAACTTCAGAGCTCTTCTTCTTTTGATTTCTTCTTCGCAGTGGTCTCATGCAGTGTCGAGGGCAGTGGGAGAAGATGTGGTGGACAGGGGGATCTTCTGTCGGGATCTATGGGAGTTTTAGCACATTGGGCGCATGCTGCCTCTGCAGCAGGAACAGTCAGAAGGTGAAGACATGATCAGCTGTTTGTGCAGTGTGTTTTAAGAATAGTGCGTGGCACATTTAAAGGACcatacaaatgtgtttttatgtttaagcACAAAACATGCAAAGTGCATAAACATTACATTATGTAGACTATTCCAAAACATTCTGTagttttaaagggaaactacACACATTTTCTAAATTCATATGTCAATCCTGTGGTCCAAGAAAGTCTATAAATATTAGTGAACAAACTACTCTCTAATAAATCCAAAAACTATAGCGCTGAAACTGTAATTTGTAATGTCATAGAGTATAGACTGAATCTTAATGGTTATTTACAATAACCTCAGTATAGAAAATCCTCACGTCATggacataaaatcaaacagcCTTGAGCAGAGCCTGCCTCAGGTAGCTAGTTTTAAGGCACCTAAAAAAGGCCcaccaaaaaaaatctatcagTTTAAGCATACACTatatacagaaaacaaaactaagTCTTGCGATCTCAGACTACAGATACAGTCAGGTCTCtgataaaaaatgaaagaatgaaatgaatatatgtaaaaataaatgaataaacaccAGTGATAGAGCCTATAAAAGGTCACAGATGGCCAACCAGCCCTGGAATAAAGCGCACAGTGACGAGTGAGGGCTTAACATTTTATAACAAATCTCAGTGCACTATGATATGTAGTATCTAATGTGCAAACAATGCAATGCAAACACTATTGTACTGGGACGCTTGAAGAAACAGACAGAACCACACTGGCCTGTAATGCTTGAAACAAAGCAGgacgaggagtagtttggttCAGGGAAGATACTGcatgtctccagatgtggaatgtaaaacacatcaattggcaacagtctacagcacagaaacactaaggttttcctccaattttaagttcatcCGTAAGTGAGGGGCCTCATAACCACTCTGCAGTGCCAcgtcaaagtacaaaaaaaaaatgaattatgtcatatatgttatatataggctatagtgtgaacaggaagaggactgcggccccatcagagctgaagttgtTGAGAAAGAGAACACaactgagtcccttttctgttggttCACTTTTTAGCTTTAGTTGGGGAAGCTGAATCtttactgcttttctttgtcttatatgacaatgaaattaatatatcagggttttggactgtgtgattttctgtcattttgtagATAAACTGAAAAACAAGAAACTACGCATCAAAACAATGTGTTGTTTCTCTTCCATGATTACACAGTTGGGAATCAGTCAGGGATTAAACCACCAGTATGGTCTTTTAAAGTGTAGAAttgtacaaataaatacatgttaagtatatctgtgtctctgtgtttcctaATCCATCATTGTTGTTGTCCTCCAGTGTAAATCCATCAGTGGTTGCAGCATTCGGGGCCTGTTCTCTCACAAGACAGTGCAACAGTCAAGCATTCCAGCGGCACGGCAGGTCCACCACCACTTCGGACATGATCCAGGAGATTGGCTCGGCCTTCAAAAAGCTATTTGAAAGCTAAAAACACTGCCAACAGAAATCAAAATCGTTGTTTTAAAATCTATACATAAATACTCGATTTTGCATTCTTAAAAGCTGCAAGTATACCCCGTGGGTGGGCTGGTGGAAAAATGTTATCATCAAGTTGACTTTGGATCGAGATTAGAGCGGTGTGGACTTTCCTTGCAAGCACGGCCCCTAAAAATCTGGTGCAAAAAAATACACTGACCTGTTTGTGTATTGAATAAACACTAGGAATACCTACAAACAGTCTTCCATCTCCTGTGTATTATGATGAGTGCATTCAACATGCTGAGGTGGCTAAATTTTTCACAGCCCACCAAAGAGACTGAGATGATGACATAAATGGGGCCACAGGAAACCAGAAATCTGTTTggattttgaaataaataataaataaggtTTTGTGTGTGACTTTTTCCACTGCAGTGTGCCTTTATTGCCTCGAGGGGGCAGTATTGGACAATGTTTGAGTTGGAGCATGGAAACATACGGTTATATTTAATGCACAAAGAAAGATACTGTACAAAGCaagggagctgctgctgctggtgtctgCTGTGTATCCGAGCGGGAATATATAcagtaatgataaaaaaaagagcCTGAATATAATGCTGAAAGCTACGCGGAAGTATATGTTATTGGGTTGATTCACTTGTATCAGTGGTTGCTATAGCCGCTTCGCGCATGCGCACTGCTAAAACATTTGTTCCGGCACTCTATccaacagctaacgttagccgccGCTGGGCTAACAGGACGCTACAGCGGTCCACTCTACACGACCTAGCATTAGCAATAACAGCCAGAGCAGCATCACGGAGTGTTTGCTTCAGAAAACTACTAATATCCTCTCAGGTAAGTTCACCTGCTAGCCGTCTAGCTGCTAACTAGATAAGTTTAATAAAGCTTTGTTCAATGTTTGCGGCGATAACTGTCGTGACTCGTTTAGTAACGTTATGCGTTGGAAGCTAGCATAGGCTAATTTGGCTAACGGTTACACTGAGCAAACATGAGAGAAATATGACCGCTTAAAATGTCGGAATGGTTGCGATTGATATTTTTATGAAGCTATCTTATGTGGTTTGTCGTCGTAAAATTAGCTTATTGCTTAAAGTGCTCTGTGGTTGTTTACGTTGTTGAATGAAGTGCTGTTAGCGTCGGTTAATCTTTGTGTTTGACACATTAGGGCATCGTTTGCTTAAACCTTCAGCGCTGTCAGCCAGCGATTAAAATCTATTAAA
Encoded here:
- the naxd gene encoding ATP-dependent (S)-NAD(P)H-hydrate dehydratase isoform X3, whose amino-acid sequence is MIRTICVQLSALKRSPSLVFDRYYSLGSTSHRGMDDDILSLVKSIVPPLTSKKHKGQDGRIGIIGGCQDYTGAPYFAAISALKAGADLSHVFCTKDAATVIKSYSPELIVHPVLDSPNAVEEIEKWLPRLHGLVVGPGLGREEALLRTAKEVIEKSKARDIPIVIDADGLWLVTQQPSVIQGYQKGILTPNIMEFTRLYEALHHEPMDSTDHQRSVMQLSVAMGNLTMVLKGEHDLITDGSKVVSCSVEGSGRRCGGQGDLLSGSMGVLAHWAHAASAAGTVRSVNPSVVAAFGACSLTRQCNSQAFQRHGRSTTTSDMIQEIGSAFKKLFES
- the naxd gene encoding ATP-dependent (S)-NAD(P)H-hydrate dehydratase isoform X2; this translates as MPQEVQMLVFCFITLALSIVATLVCLNEKVFDRYYSLGSTSHRGMDDDILSLVKSIVPPLTSKKHKGQDGRIGIIGGCQDYTGAPYFAAISALKAGADLSHVFCTKDAATVIKSYSPELIVHPVLDSPNAVEEIEKWLPRLHGLVVGPGLGREEALLRTAKEVIEKSKARDIPIVIDADGLWLVTQQPSVIQGYQKGILTPNIMEFTRLYEALHHEPMDSTDHQRSVMQLSVAMGNLTMVLKGEHDLITDGSKVVSCSVEGSGRRCGGQGDLLSGSMGVLAHWAHAASAAGTVRSVNPSVVAAFGACSLTRQCNSQAFQRHGRSTTTSDMIQEIGSAFKKLFES